The genomic segment TGCGCTCCAGGACGGCATTGGCCATCAGGGTCCCTGCCATGGTCTTGCTCAACGAACCGATTTCGTAGAGGGTCGCGTCGGTCGGAGGGCTCAGCCTGCCGGCTTCCATGTTGCCGCGATGACGGATGAATTCCTGGCCCCGATATACGACTGCGATCGAGGTTGAGTGGAGCAATGGCTGCTGTATCAGTGTTGCGGCCACCTCATCGAGGTCCGCCCCGAGATCCTTTGCCGGCACATGCTCGCCCTTGCAGCCGGCAGCCAAGAACACGACGGACAATACGAAGTAGTTGAGCCACCGCCCGTTTCGAACAATCCTCGAAATCGCTTGCATGCGTCTGTGCTTGAAGGGTTGTGGCAAGAACTCTCAAGATAGCCGAACACCGAGGGCCGCACACCTGTCCCTGTTCTCGCGGCGGCCGCCCCTGGCGCCAGCCAGAAGGTGTGCGTGTGGACGTCCGCTTCGTGTCGAAAGCACACGTCGTCCCGGAGCTTCGTCGGCATCAATGGGTGGAGTCGTTCGTCCGCGACTGGTAGAACTCGCCGATGCGTCGAACAAACCGCTGCGGGTTCGCACCGGCAAGATTGGTCAGCACGATCACGGCCAAGTCTTCGTCCGGGTAGACGACGAATGCCGCGCGGGCACCGCCAATGCCTGCGACCTGGCGCGGGCGATCAGCCTTCAACACCGGCCAGCCTAAGGCCCAATCGCTTTTCGCCCCGCTGTTCAGTGGCTCTTGCTGCCACATGCGCTGGACATGTGCATCATCGATCAACTGGTCCTGCGACAGCGCAATGATCCAGCGCGACAGCTCTTCGGCCGTCGTCTGGATTCCGCCACCCGCCCACAGGCTGTAGGGCATTTCATAAATCCAATGCGACAGGCGCTCACCGTCGTCCGGTGCCAGCGAGCCCCGCGGCGACACGCTGTAGATCGTGGCGGCTCCGGCAACCAGGTCATAGCTGTCACCGAACGTGGTGGAGGGCATGCCCGCCACATCGAACTGTCGCTGCGTCACGAATCGCTCGTACGGTTGCCCGCTCAACTTGACGATGATCCGCGACAGCAGGCCGTAGTTGGTCTGGTTGTACGAAAACTGTTCGCCTGGCGATACCTCCAGAGGCCGAGCCTCGACCGCGCTCCATGCCTCCGGCTCCGTCGCACCGCCAAAGGCCCCCTGCGAGTCGATGATCTCCGGAAGGCCTGATGTATGCCCCAGCAGCTGCCGGATCCGCACCCCACGCCAGGTCGCGGGCACATCGTCCAAATAGCGTGACAAGGGGGCGTCCAGGTCCACCCGCCCGTCCTGGACCAGTTGCATCATGGCTACGCCGGTGAACGACTTGGTGGCCGAGTTGATCGGAAACAGCGTCTTGCCGGTAACAGGCACCCGGTTCTCGACATTGGCGAACCCGTAGTTCTCCAGCAGCACTACTTTCCCATATTGCACCACTGCCAACTGGAGGCCCGGAATCCGGTGCTCCTGCATGGCCTGCTGGATGAAGGCCCTGGCCTTGCTGTTGGCTGCCTTAAGAGAACCGGCCGCAAGCGCCTGGGCTGGAAGCCATGCCGACAGGGCAACGGTCAGCAAGGCGGTGCGCAAGAGTGCAGGCAGCATAGATTTCCCTGGGCCAGGTCGTCTGGAAAATGGATTGGCGAGTGCCGACGGAACCGATGCCGGCCGGCAACCTTAGGCCCAGGCACCCGGGCACGACAGTGCAAAGAGTCATGCTCACAATAAGGTGGAGCGCCTGCTGTTCGCCCGCTGTCACATCAACTGCGACTAGCTGAAATCTTTGATCGCCTACCTGGCAGGGCATTCCGCGCACCAGCATCCTGTTCGATCTGATGACTAATGATTCTCAGGACTTGCT from the Stenotrophomonas maltophilia genome contains:
- a CDS encoding serine hydrolase domain-containing protein, encoding MLPALLRTALLTVALSAWLPAQALAAGSLKAANSKARAFIQQAMQEHRIPGLQLAVVQYGKVVLLENYGFANVENRVPVTGKTLFPINSATKSFTGVAMMQLVQDGRVDLDAPLSRYLDDVPATWRGVRIRQLLGHTSGLPEIIDSQGAFGGATEPEAWSAVEARPLEVSPGEQFSYNQTNYGLLSRIIVKLSGQPYERFVTQRQFDVAGMPSTTFGDSYDLVAGAATIYSVSPRGSLAPDDGERLSHWIYEMPYSLWAGGGIQTTAEELSRWIIALSQDQLIDDAHVQRMWQQEPLNSGAKSDWALGWPVLKADRPRQVAGIGGARAAFVVYPDEDLAVIVLTNLAGANPQRFVRRIGEFYQSRTNDSTH